A DNA window from Brassica napus cultivar Da-Ae chromosome C1, Da-Ae, whole genome shotgun sequence contains the following coding sequences:
- the LOC111202010 gene encoding pectinesterase 3-like, which produces MESINTLKGYDKVSDQENQIPSPLPKPPSRKTLIAIVSIISLLLILALTAGAFTRRSYNPPISSKPLKAVRAVTRYPETCFNALSSSLDGKLNPESILELSLRVTSKKVSNLSVSFRSINDMLEETVVGGYVKLYADAVSQLNESISEFKREKKNGGNWLTKRVVGDVKTWISAAMTDDETCSDGLEEMGTVVGNEIKKEMLTVNQMMSISLAIVSQIKKLLIIFH; this is translated from the exons ATGGAGTCGATCAACACCTTGAAAGGTTACGACAAAGTATCCGACCAAGAAAACCAGATTCCTTCTCCACTTCCCAAACCACCTTCCCGTAAAACCTTAATCGCCATTGTTTCCATCATATCCCTCCTCTTGATCCTCGCCTTAACTGCCGGAGCCTTCACTCGTCGTTCATATAACCCTCCCATCTCTTCCAAGCCGCTCAAAGCAGTCCGTGCCGTGACTCGTTACCCAGAGACCTGCTTCAACGCCTTATCTTCATCCCTCGACGGAAAACTCAACCCTGAATCAATCCTCG AGCTCTCACTTCGAGTCACTTCTAAGAAGGTATCCAACCTCTCTGTGTCTTTCCGATCTATCAACGATATGCTTGAGGAAACGGTGGTTGGTGGCTACGTGAAGCTGTACGCGGACGCGGTGAGTCAACTGAACGAGTCGATATCAGAGTTCAAGAGGGAAAAGAAGAATGGAGGGAACTGGTTGACGAAGAGGGTCGTCGGAGATGTTAAGACTTGGATCAGCGCCGCCATGACTGACGACGAGACTTGCTCTGATGGGCTTGAGGAAATGGGAACAGTTGTGGGTAACGAGATCAAGAAAGAGATGTTGACGGTGAATCAGATGATGAGTATTAGCTTGGCCATTGTTAGTCAAATTAAGAAACTTCTCATTATTTTTCACTGA